A single window of Culicoides brevitarsis isolate CSIRO-B50_1 chromosome 3, AGI_CSIRO_Cbre_v1, whole genome shotgun sequence DNA harbors:
- the LOC134834472 gene encoding synaptotagmin-14, giving the protein MILIAGVDNYASVPMEITTFLGAAFAFIALGLVFFLYINRKWCFKPPKGSFSSCDESLLASTKTLNNFKNRLPFHENNTSSDSEEEILRRLKLAQSHSLQAQQSGGRYNGLTHNLSNYSGLQGITLATKDALDVESHVKSGKSDKHKNRHGHHHHHSHRRHSDKHNDPLGLAERGRIGVPHSSSDCSSNSSVEASVESNAGLVNGERKDRNKYGVGNYNSSKNGTPLQDTKQNHESIDDKSSRRNSSSASSNRFAMKTGPQQQDSLDDVPDINSNNQDCIVVLSQEPLFDTSDLKSLKSEFSAGPFSPTSQRATDCALQIALFYDAPIRKMTVHVLQARGIPLRETQQIHTQVRLLMLPTKKQKHKTRIRPGECPQFMESFLLHRINPEEVNSMGLRVRLYGCERMRRERLIGEAVVSFASIDLELETNLWLPLEPKGNGSLCGSSSDLLSLARSDSTGSTTSMQHGGVPELLLGLGYNGLTGRLSVEIVKGSHFRNVSLSKAPDTYVKACLVSSMGQEMAKAKSSTRRGQPNPLFKETFIFQVALFQLNDVTLIISVYAKRNMKRNEMVGWFSLGLNASGPEEVAHWNDMRESSSTRTELISRWHVLVDS; this is encoded by the exons ttccaATGGAAATAACAACGTTTCTTGGTGCAGCCTTTGCTTTCATCGCATTAGGTCTCGTTTTTTTCCTGTACATCAACCGAAAATGGTGCTTTAAGCCGCCCAAAGGATCGTTTTCTAGCTGCGACGAGTCCTTACTTGCTTCTACAAAGACTCTCAACAATTTTa AAAATCGCCTCCCTTTCCACGAAAACAACACAAGTTCGGATTCGGAGGAGGAAATTTTGCGTCGTTTGAAGCTCGCCCAATCGCACAGCTTGCAGGCGCAACAATCCGGCGGTCGATACAACGGATTAACACACAATTTGTCCAATTACAGCGGCTTGCAGGGCATCACACTTGCCACAAAAGACGCCCTCGATGTCGAAAGTCACGTGAAAAGCGGCAAAAGTGACAAGCACAAAAATCGTCAtggacatcatcatcatcattcgcaTCGACGGCACAGCGATAAACACAACGATCCGCTCGGATTGGCGGAACGAGGACGCATCGGAGTGCCGCATTCGAGCAGCGATTGCAGTTCAAATAGCTCCGTTGAGGCCTCGGTCGAGAGTAATGCCGGTTTGGTGAATGGCGAACGCAAAGATCGCAACAAATATGGGGTCGGGAATTATAATTCGAGCAAAAATGGGACTCCGTTGCAAGACACGAAGCAGAATCACGAGTCGATAGATGATAAAAGTAGTCGGAGGAATAGCAGTAGTGCGTCGTCGAATCGGTTTGCGATGAAAACGGGGCCGCAGCAGCAGGATAGTTTGGATGATGTGCCCGATATTAACAGCAATAATCAAGAt TGCATCGTTGTCCTTTCGCAAGAACCCCTCTTCGACACAAGCGACCTCAAATCCCTCAAATCCGAGTTCTCGGCGGGACCTTTTAGTCCAACGAGTCAACGTGCCACAGATTGCGCACTCCAAATTGCCCTCTTTTACGACGCGCCAATCCGAAAAATGACTGTTCACGTTTTGCAAGCTCGAGGAATCCCCTTGAGAGAAACGCAGCAAATTCACACGCAAGTTCGCTTGTTGATGTTGCCAACGAAAAAGCAGAAACACAAGACTCGCATTCGCCCGGGAGAATGCCCGCAATTTATGGAGAGCTTTTTACTTCACAGAATTAATCCGGAAGAAGTTAATTCAATGGGACTGAGAGTGCGATTGTACGGATGTGAAAGGATGCGACGTGAACGATTGATTGGCGAAGCAGTTGTGAGTTTTGCGAGCATCGATTTGGAGTTGGAGACGAATTTGTGGTTGCCGTTGGAGCCAAAAGGGAATGGATCG cTCTGTGGATCCTCAAGCGACTTGTTAAGCTTAGCACGTAGTGATAGCACGGGATCAACGACCTCCATGCAGCATGGCGGCGTTCCCGAATTGCTTTTAGGCTTAGGTTACAACGGCTTAACGGGTAGACTGAGCGTCGAAATCGTCAAAGGAAGTCATTTTCGCAACGTTTCTCTCAGCAAAGCGCCCGATACTTACGTCAAAGCGTGTCTCGTGAGCAGTATGGGACAAGAAATGGCAAAAGCAAAGTCATCTACGCGTCGAGGACAGCCAAATCCGTTATTTAAAGAGACTTTTATCTTTCAA gttgcaCTTTTTCAACTAAACGACGTCACCCTGATCATCTCCGTTTATGCGAAACGCAACATGAAACGAAACGAAATGGTTGGATGGTTCAGTTTGGGCTTAAATGCTTCGGGACCCGAGGAAGTCGCGCATTGGAATGACATGCGAGAGTCTTCGTCAACACGAACGGAGCTTATTTCGCGATGGCACGTCCTCGTCGATTCCTGA
- the LOC134833672 gene encoding uncharacterized protein LOC134833672: MEICTRKSYLEPFVYKRIDFLLPRHQFVIQRRKFRIKMVSYEDIFAKIEAHMKKADPAAPRKHPYSFSFKITKDGKVVKVYFVDLKNLKFAVGEQAADCTITLDHEIMVKVGTGAMKASEALSKDLVQIDGQVELAMALEQFISQMNA, from the exons ATGGAAATTTGCACCCGAAAGTCTTATCTCGAGCCGTTTGTCTATaaaagaattgattttttgctgcCCCGTCATCAGTTTGTGATCCAACGCAGGAAATTTCGCATCAAAATGGTCTCGTACGAAgatatttttgccaaaattgaGGCTCACATGAAGAAAGCCGATCCAGCAGCGCCTCGCAAGCATCCTTATtccttttctttcaaaattaccAAGGATGGAAAAGTTGTGAAAGTTTATT ttgttgacttgaaaaatcttaaattcgCTGTTGGAGAACAAGCTGCTGATTGTACGATCACATTGGATCACGAAATAATGGTGAAAGTTGGAACAGGCGCAATGAAGGCAAGTGAGGCTTTGAGCAAAGATTTGGTTCAAATTGATGGACAAGTTGAATTGGCAATGGCTTTGGAACAATTTATCTCCCAAATGAAtgcttaa